A genomic region of Streptomyces diastaticus subsp. diastaticus contains the following coding sequences:
- a CDS encoding aminoglycoside phosphotransferase family protein: MYAASSSVSAPSRPPLGTRPPRAREATPSGSGPYLDPARPAATVLASGRTRRVPGLGTPQLSGRLDLSGPQGAQLRSAVAAVHRVCPEFHPVQVLRRSPRSVLLVGTSGRTTAVAKCSVDQSAERTARIRHEIATYRSFVRHRPPVRVPRLVAADPDNGTLVIERMAGRAAALQRHPVEAPPAADLRAVLGAVRRLNQWRPPTGMFGAPLDYAERISRFHALGLLTDRDLGDLQKLLHGIARSAGRVATREFCHGDALLSNILLSPAGPVLVDWEEAGWYLPGYDLATLWAVAGEAPMARQQISHLAQSNGPAARDAFLVNLMLVLTREIRACESAVQRSMRDTPAGPARAGAAPAGEEQRLLLRRLHDDWAMVRRAVRAAVGTR, from the coding sequence ATGTACGCAGCATCGTCCTCCGTGTCCGCCCCGTCCCGGCCGCCGCTCGGCACCCGCCCGCCCCGGGCGAGGGAAGCCACCCCGTCGGGCAGCGGCCCGTACCTCGACCCCGCGCGCCCTGCGGCCACAGTGCTCGCCTCCGGTCGGACCCGACGCGTCCCGGGGCTCGGCACACCACAGCTCAGCGGAAGGCTGGACCTGTCCGGCCCGCAGGGCGCGCAGTTGCGTTCGGCCGTCGCCGCCGTGCACCGCGTCTGCCCGGAGTTCCACCCGGTCCAGGTGCTGCGGCGCAGCCCGCGCTCCGTCCTGCTGGTCGGGACGAGCGGGCGCACCACCGCGGTCGCCAAGTGTTCAGTGGATCAGTCGGCCGAGCGGACGGCGCGGATCAGGCACGAGATAGCGACGTACCGTTCGTTCGTCCGGCACCGCCCGCCGGTACGGGTCCCGCGGCTGGTCGCCGCCGACCCGGACAACGGGACGCTGGTGATCGAGCGGATGGCGGGCCGGGCGGCGGCGCTCCAGCGCCACCCGGTGGAGGCGCCGCCCGCGGCCGACCTGCGGGCCGTGCTCGGCGCGGTGCGCCGCCTCAACCAGTGGCGGCCGCCGACCGGGATGTTCGGTGCTCCGCTGGACTACGCGGAGCGGATCTCCCGCTTCCACGCACTGGGGCTGCTGACCGACCGCGACCTCGGCGACCTCCAGAAGCTGCTGCACGGCATCGCCCGCTCCGCGGGCCGGGTCGCCACCCGCGAGTTCTGCCACGGTGACGCTCTCCTGTCGAACATCCTCCTCTCGCCCGCCGGCCCCGTGCTGGTCGACTGGGAGGAGGCCGGCTGGTACCTGCCCGGGTACGACCTGGCGACGCTGTGGGCGGTGGCCGGGGAGGCCCCGATGGCCCGTCAGCAGATCAGCCACCTCGCCCAGAGCAACGGCCCGGCGGCGCGCGACGCGTTCCTGGTCAACCTGATGCTGGTGCTGACCCGCGAGATCCGGGCGTGCGAGTCGGCGGTGCAGCGCAGCATGCGGGACACCCCCGCGGGCCCGGCCCGGGCGGGTGCCGCCCCGGCCGGTGAGGAGCAGCGGCTGCTGCTGCGCCGGCTGCACGACGACTGGGCGATGGTCCGCCGTGCGGTGCGGGCGGCGGTGGGCACGCGCTGA
- a CDS encoding FAD-binding oxidoreductase: MANAPVDRIPAAKVITDPAALGRYQHDEAEWAPYGTPLAVVRPRTAEEVRDVVRFCLEHRVPVIARGAGTGLSGGANAVDGAVILSFEDMDQVLRIDTDERYAVVQPGVVNDDLRAACAEHGLWYPPDPASSPWSTIGGNVATNAGGMCCVKYGVTRDYVLELELVNGRGELVRVGRRTAKGVAGYDLAGLMVGSEGTLGVITEITVRLRPSRPPERTVAGYFDSVVDAGQAVSAVTAAGIVPSALELVDRHCLAAVDAWKNMGLSADANVVLLGRIDTPGAEGDAEAEQMRECFEKAGAGWAVVSTDQQEADALFQARRLAYPALERLGPLLTEDVCVPRMALPEMLRRIEEISERHDVHVANVAHAGDGNLHPLIITKAGDDAAKARAQLVFDEILDEAIALGGTVTGEHGVGLLKMRGMDKELGEAVLGMHHAVKSALDPAGILNPGKVVADRRG; encoded by the coding sequence GTGGCGAACGCACCAGTCGACCGCATACCGGCCGCGAAGGTCATCACCGATCCGGCCGCCCTCGGCCGCTACCAGCACGACGAGGCGGAGTGGGCGCCGTACGGCACACCGCTGGCCGTGGTACGGCCCCGGACCGCCGAGGAGGTCCGCGACGTGGTGCGGTTCTGCCTGGAGCACCGGGTGCCGGTGATCGCCCGTGGCGCGGGCACCGGCCTGTCGGGCGGCGCCAACGCCGTGGACGGCGCGGTGATCCTCTCCTTCGAGGACATGGACCAGGTGCTGCGCATCGACACCGACGAGCGGTACGCCGTGGTGCAGCCGGGCGTCGTCAACGACGACCTGCGGGCCGCCTGCGCCGAGCACGGCCTGTGGTATCCGCCGGACCCGGCCAGCTCCCCGTGGTCGACGATCGGCGGGAACGTCGCCACCAACGCCGGCGGCATGTGCTGCGTGAAGTACGGCGTGACCCGCGACTACGTGCTGGAGCTGGAGCTGGTCAACGGCCGGGGCGAGCTGGTCCGGGTGGGCCGCCGGACCGCCAAGGGCGTGGCCGGTTACGACCTGGCGGGGCTGATGGTCGGCTCCGAGGGGACGCTCGGCGTCATCACGGAGATCACCGTGCGGCTGCGCCCCTCGCGTCCCCCGGAGCGGACGGTGGCGGGGTACTTCGACTCGGTGGTGGACGCCGGGCAGGCGGTCAGCGCGGTGACGGCGGCCGGGATCGTCCCCTCGGCGCTGGAGCTGGTGGACCGGCACTGCCTGGCGGCGGTCGACGCGTGGAAGAACATGGGGCTGTCCGCCGACGCCAACGTGGTGCTGCTGGGCCGGATCGACACCCCCGGCGCGGAGGGCGACGCCGAGGCGGAGCAGATGCGCGAGTGCTTCGAGAAGGCCGGCGCCGGGTGGGCCGTGGTCTCCACCGACCAGCAGGAGGCGGACGCGCTGTTCCAGGCGCGGCGGCTGGCCTACCCGGCGCTGGAGCGCCTGGGTCCGCTGCTGACCGAGGACGTGTGCGTGCCCCGGATGGCGCTGCCGGAGATGCTGCGCCGGATCGAGGAGATCTCCGAACGGCACGACGTCCACGTGGCCAACGTGGCGCACGCCGGGGACGGCAACCTGCACCCGCTGATCATCACGAAGGCCGGCGACGACGCGGCGAAGGCGCGGGCGCAGTTGGTCTTCGACGAGATCCTGGACGAGGCGATCGCGCTGGGCGGCACCGTGACGGGCGAGCACGGCGTGGGGCTGCTGAAGATGCGCGGCATGGACAAGGAGCTGGGCGAGGCGGTGCTGGGCATGCACCATGCGGTGAAGTCGGCGCTCGACCCGGCGGGCATCCTCAACCCGGGCAAGGTGGTGGCCGACCGCCGCGGGTGA
- a CDS encoding LysR family transcriptional regulator: MDLELRHLRTVRAIADEGSLTRAAAALGLAQPALSSQLRRIEKALGGPLFDRDHTGARPTLLGELVLERARVVLPAMRELQDDAVRFANSWNRIRRFRVGATHGPLLGALVDRLAAAEPAAPVSTHTSWSVDEISSLLVAGRLDYALIGVCGESSPPREADLVWQVVGVDPVFVMLPEGHPLAGETEIPLARLSHEAWTDVPGDGCFADCFAAACARAGFTPLSVFETDTASCVHLVQVGRAVGLCRATFPPTPGLVTRPLAGAPLSWRHLLGLHPGSPAAGAAGAVLGHARAAHREAAGRSDSYRAWLAAHPRFGTPA, translated from the coding sequence ATGGACCTGGAGTTGCGTCACCTGCGGACCGTACGGGCCATCGCCGACGAAGGAAGCCTCACGCGCGCGGCCGCCGCCCTCGGTCTCGCCCAGCCCGCCCTCTCCAGTCAACTGCGGCGCATCGAGAAGGCCCTCGGCGGCCCTCTCTTCGACCGTGACCACACCGGCGCCCGACCCACCCTGCTCGGCGAACTCGTCCTGGAACGCGCCCGCGTCGTCCTCCCCGCCATGCGCGAACTCCAGGACGACGCCGTCCGCTTCGCCAACTCCTGGAACCGCATCCGCCGCTTCCGCGTCGGCGCCACGCACGGACCACTCCTCGGCGCCCTCGTCGACCGCCTCGCCGCCGCCGAACCCGCCGCCCCCGTCTCCACGCACACCTCCTGGTCCGTCGACGAGATCAGCTCCCTGCTCGTCGCCGGACGCCTCGACTACGCCCTCATCGGCGTCTGCGGCGAGAGCAGCCCGCCCCGCGAGGCCGACCTCGTCTGGCAGGTCGTCGGCGTGGACCCGGTCTTCGTCATGCTCCCCGAGGGCCACCCCCTCGCCGGCGAGACGGAGATCCCCCTCGCCCGCCTCTCCCACGAGGCGTGGACCGACGTGCCGGGGGACGGCTGCTTCGCCGACTGCTTCGCCGCCGCCTGCGCCCGTGCCGGATTCACTCCGCTCTCGGTCTTCGAGACCGACACCGCCTCCTGCGTCCACCTCGTCCAGGTCGGCCGCGCCGTCGGCCTCTGCCGTGCCACCTTCCCGCCCACCCCCGGCCTCGTCACCCGCCCCCTCGCGGGAGCCCCGCTCAGCTGGCGCCACCTCCTCGGCCTCCACCCCGGCTCGCCCGCCGCGGGCGCGGCCGGCGCCGTCCTCGGCCACGCCCGCGCCGCCCACCGCGAGGCCGCGGGCCGCAGCGACAGCTACCGCGCCTGGCTCGCCGCCCACCCTCGCTTCGGTACGCCGGCCTGA
- a CDS encoding DNA-binding protein NsdB: protein MSGQPNTRLADHFGLTGWSKGELARLVNRQAAAMGHPQLATDTSRVRRWIDTGEIPRDPVPTVLAALFTEQLGRVVTIEDLGLVRRGRTGKRRPGGSGERSDGVPWAPERTAAVLTEFTGMDLMLNRRGLMGAGAALTAGSVLSTAMYDWLQADPAAPSALPGPRAGYADQAGFDRYEAAPVGSQEVAELEHSVDIFRAWDASRGGGLQRKAVVGQLNEVGGMLSYRHPDHLQRRLWGVAANLAVLAGWMSHDVGLEPTAQKYFVIATHAAREGGDRPRAGEALSRAARQMVHLGRPDEALDLMKLAKTGSGEEALPRTRAMFRTIEAWAQAAMGRGQAVRRTLGEAETLFVSDRGDKEPPNWMQMFDKADLHGMQALAYRTLAEHEPAAAKQAEHHAKIALELRSEQRERSKIFDHLSLASACFIADDPEQADRYARLALASMSDNSSHRTWDRLREMYRLTAHYAGSPRIESLREEIEMVMPSDQPKPVGGRRAAPA, encoded by the coding sequence GTGAGCGGACAACCCAACACCCGCCTTGCGGACCACTTCGGCCTGACCGGCTGGTCCAAGGGGGAACTCGCCCGGCTCGTGAACCGGCAGGCGGCGGCCATGGGCCACCCCCAGCTGGCGACCGACACCTCGCGGGTCCGGCGCTGGATCGACACGGGAGAGATCCCGCGCGACCCGGTGCCCACCGTGCTGGCGGCCCTGTTCACCGAGCAACTCGGCCGTGTCGTGACCATCGAGGATCTCGGTCTGGTTCGACGCGGGCGCACGGGGAAACGGCGGCCGGGCGGGAGCGGCGAGCGCTCCGACGGCGTGCCATGGGCGCCCGAGCGAACGGCTGCGGTCCTCACCGAATTCACGGGAATGGACCTCATGCTCAACCGACGAGGCTTGATGGGCGCGGGCGCCGCGCTCACCGCGGGCTCCGTGCTCTCCACCGCCATGTACGACTGGCTCCAGGCCGACCCCGCTGCCCCCTCCGCCCTGCCGGGCCCCCGGGCCGGCTACGCCGACCAGGCCGGCTTCGACCGTTACGAGGCGGCTCCGGTCGGCTCCCAGGAGGTCGCCGAACTCGAACACTCCGTCGACATCTTCCGTGCCTGGGACGCCTCCCGGGGCGGCGGCCTCCAGCGCAAGGCCGTGGTCGGCCAGCTCAACGAGGTCGGCGGCATGCTCTCCTACCGCCATCCGGACCACCTTCAGCGCCGTCTGTGGGGCGTGGCCGCCAACCTCGCCGTCCTGGCCGGCTGGATGTCCCACGACGTGGGCCTGGAGCCCACCGCGCAGAAGTACTTCGTCATCGCCACCCACGCCGCCCGTGAGGGCGGCGACCGCCCACGCGCCGGCGAGGCGCTCTCGCGCGCCGCCCGCCAGATGGTGCACCTCGGCAGGCCGGACGAGGCGCTCGACCTCATGAAGCTGGCCAAGACCGGCTCCGGTGAGGAGGCGCTGCCGCGAACCCGCGCCATGTTCCGCACCATCGAGGCGTGGGCGCAGGCGGCGATGGGCCGGGGCCAGGCCGTGCGCCGCACCCTCGGCGAGGCCGAGACGCTCTTCGTCTCCGACCGCGGCGACAAGGAGCCGCCCAACTGGATGCAGATGTTCGACAAGGCCGACCTGCACGGTATGCAGGCCCTCGCCTACCGGACCCTCGCCGAGCACGAGCCGGCGGCGGCCAAGCAGGCCGAGCACCACGCCAAGATCGCCCTGGAGCTGCGCTCGGAGCAGCGGGAGCGGTCGAAGATCTTCGACCACCTCTCGCTCGCCTCCGCCTGCTTCATCGCCGACGATCCGGAGCAGGCCGACCGCTACGCGCGGCTGGCCCTCGCCTCGATGAGCGACAACTCCTCGCACCGCACCTGGGACCGGCTGCGGGAGATGTACCGGCTCACCGCGCACTACGCGGGCTCACCGAGGATCGAGAGTCTCCGCGAGGAGATCGAGATGGTCATGCCGAGCGATCAGCCCAAGCCCGTCGGCGGCCGGCGCGCCGCCCCGGCCTGA
- a CDS encoding N-acetylmuramoyl-L-alanine amidase, whose product MAALASAALVLPLLGAAPGPAPAEAGTGLQGAFAAAAREYRVPESVLLGVSYLQSRWDTHRGRPSVTGGYGPMHLTDARTALARSTGHHGEHGEDARGDGSRPARAPEPVLPPAGEELPERLTTLRQAARLSGLPAERLRSDPAANIRGGAALLAEAQRERGAAPGGDAADWYGAVAAFSGAEDRATATAYADEVFSVLRSGEARTTDSGVRVVLAPQPGAVADASQTAGLGLRESGARGSVECPRTVSCEWLPAPYEEFGEGDYGNHDKADRPRSARIDSIVIHDTEATWDTTLELVQDPEYVSWHYSLRSTDGHIAQHVRTKDVGWHAGNWYTNAKSIGLEHEGFLADPDAWYTEAMYRTSARLVSYLAKKYGIPLDRQHILGHDTVPGTTAETIPGMHTDPGPYWDWQHYFQLLGAPLRASAGKNSELVTIAPRYATNRPEFTGCQKAGEPCASHGSSAVRVYTAPREDAPLVQDIGLRPDGSPSTIDVNDLGSRVSAGQSYAVAERRGEWTAIWYLGQKAWFKNPRRTPVAVPASGRVLTPRPGLAEAPVYGRAYPEKEAYPAGVTPQELVPLPYRIAAGQRYATGGQVPGEYYFSPTFDTSGHTVVRGKLRYYEIQYGHRVGYVRADDVVVRAARR is encoded by the coding sequence GTGGCGGCGCTGGCCAGCGCCGCGCTGGTGCTGCCGTTGCTGGGCGCGGCCCCCGGCCCTGCCCCGGCGGAGGCGGGCACCGGGCTCCAGGGGGCGTTCGCGGCGGCGGCCCGCGAGTACCGGGTGCCCGAGAGCGTGCTGCTGGGCGTCTCCTACCTCCAGTCACGGTGGGACACCCACCGGGGCAGGCCGAGTGTCACCGGCGGTTACGGGCCGATGCACCTGACCGACGCCCGCACGGCGCTGGCCCGGTCGACGGGCCACCACGGGGAGCACGGCGAGGACGCGCGGGGTGACGGGTCCCGGCCCGCCCGCGCCCCGGAGCCGGTCCTGCCGCCGGCCGGCGAGGAGCTCCCGGAGCGGCTGACGACGCTGCGCCAGGCGGCGCGGCTGAGCGGGCTGCCGGCCGAGCGGCTGCGCAGCGATCCGGCCGCCAACATCCGCGGCGGTGCCGCGCTGCTGGCCGAGGCGCAGCGGGAGCGCGGGGCGGCCCCCGGCGGGGACGCGGCCGACTGGTACGGCGCGGTGGCGGCGTTCTCCGGCGCCGAGGACCGGGCGACCGCCACGGCCTACGCCGACGAGGTCTTCTCGGTACTGCGCTCCGGCGAGGCGCGGACCACCGACAGCGGCGTCCGGGTGGTTCTGGCGCCGCAGCCCGGAGCGGTGGCGGACGCCTCCCAGACGGCGGGCCTCGGGCTGCGTGAGAGCGGCGCGAGGGGCTCGGTGGAGTGCCCGCGCACCGTCTCCTGCGAGTGGCTGCCCGCCCCGTACGAGGAGTTCGGCGAGGGCGACTACGGCAACCACGACAAGGCGGACCGGCCGCGCAGCGCGCGGATCGACTCCATCGTCATCCACGACACCGAGGCGACCTGGGACACCACGCTGGAACTGGTGCAGGACCCGGAGTACGTCTCGTGGCACTACTCGCTGCGCTCCACCGACGGGCACATCGCGCAGCACGTGCGGACCAAGGACGTGGGCTGGCACGCCGGCAACTGGTACACCAACGCCAAGTCGATCGGGCTGGAGCACGAGGGCTTCCTCGCCGACCCGGACGCCTGGTACACGGAGGCGATGTACCGGACCTCGGCGCGGCTGGTCTCGTACCTGGCGAAGAAGTACGGCATCCCGCTGGACCGGCAGCACATCCTCGGGCACGACACGGTGCCGGGGACCACTGCGGAGACGATCCCGGGGATGCACACCGACCCCGGACCGTACTGGGACTGGCAGCACTACTTCCAGCTCCTCGGGGCGCCGCTGAGGGCGTCGGCGGGGAAGAACTCCGAACTGGTGACGATCGCCCCGCGGTACGCGACGAACCGCCCCGAGTTCACCGGCTGCCAGAAGGCGGGGGAGCCCTGCGCGTCGCACGGCTCCAGCGCGGTGCGGGTGTACACGGCGCCGCGTGAGGACGCGCCGCTGGTCCAGGACATCGGGCTGCGGCCGGACGGCTCGCCGTCCACCATCGACGTCAACGACCTGGGCTCGCGGGTCTCGGCAGGGCAGAGCTACGCGGTCGCGGAGCGGCGCGGCGAGTGGACCGCGATCTGGTACCTCGGGCAGAAGGCGTGGTTCAAGAACCCGCGCCGGACGCCGGTGGCCGTGCCCGCCTCGGGCCGGGTGCTGACACCGAGGCCGGGCCTCGCGGAGGCCCCGGTGTACGGCAGGGCGTACCCGGAGAAGGAGGCGTACCCGGCGGGCGTCACCCCGCAGGAGCTGGTGCCGCTGCCGTACCGGATCGCGGCCGGCCAGCGGTACGCCACCGGCGGGCAGGTCCCGGGCGAGTACTACTTCTCGCCGACGTTCGACACGAGCGGGCACACGGTGGTGCGCGGGAAGCTGCGGTACTACGAGATCCAGTACGGGCACCGGGTCGGCTACGTGCGGGCCGACGACGTGGTGGTGCGTGCGGCGCGTCGCTGA
- a CDS encoding PAS domain-containing protein: MSSRSPVHPAPEPSARGSVRALIDGTRRLRGALDAVRQDEEGGEPDPPRRRALHDLALRQLDAVGGHLGRLSEGWSGASRPAVRGGPGTAEGSAEWDLLTDEVCWSPELYRLLGRDPGSRALSLDELPSLLLPEDQPLLTAMVTDCLIDGRPLDGAFRVVGGDGAVRTLHMSGAPVLDEQGSTACLRAALRDVTGARTPAGRTLAAPPPSAGPGPAARTTTAVRQLPPCPGAEPDGLWCDVLTLPDGRTLLAAGDRPPALSRDLLAGTLRGLVAAGEAPEDALELAAGLLGGTGTDPVGPALCCVHDPVTGTLFWGRTGGHPAPLLRRDGVPLPLDLGGPEERLLPGDLLLLHTLSTAGPAAPDPGRTTSTGVLLALSPALGPDLDAGACADRAAEALAESAEDGQRGAAQVVALRAGTGSGPAGHG, encoded by the coding sequence ATGTCCTCGCGCTCCCCGGTCCACCCCGCGCCGGAGCCGTCCGCGCGCGGCTCGGTGCGGGCGCTGATCGACGGCACCCGGCGGTTACGGGGCGCATTGGACGCGGTACGGCAGGACGAGGAGGGCGGCGAGCCCGACCCGCCGCGCCGCCGCGCCCTCCACGACCTGGCGCTCCGCCAGCTGGACGCGGTGGGCGGGCACCTGGGGCGGCTCAGCGAGGGATGGTCCGGGGCCTCGCGCCCGGCGGTCCGGGGCGGCCCGGGGACCGCCGAGGGCAGCGCCGAGTGGGACCTGCTCACCGACGAGGTGTGCTGGTCCCCGGAGCTGTACCGCCTCCTCGGCCGCGACCCGGGCTCCCGCGCCCTGTCCCTGGACGAACTCCCCTCCCTCCTGCTCCCGGAGGACCAGCCGCTGCTCACCGCGATGGTCACCGACTGCCTGATCGACGGCAGGCCGCTGGACGGCGCCTTCCGCGTGGTGGGCGGCGACGGCGCCGTGCGCACCCTGCACATGAGCGGAGCACCGGTCCTCGACGAGCAGGGGTCCACCGCCTGCCTGCGCGCGGCCCTCCGCGACGTGACCGGCGCCCGCACCCCGGCCGGACGCACCCTCGCCGCTCCCCCGCCGTCCGCCGGCCCCGGCCCGGCGGCGCGGACCACGACAGCCGTACGCCAGCTGCCGCCGTGCCCGGGCGCCGAGCCGGACGGCCTCTGGTGCGACGTGCTGACCCTGCCGGACGGCCGCACCCTGCTGGCGGCGGGCGACCGCCCGCCCGCGCTCAGCCGGGACCTGCTCGCGGGCACGCTGCGCGGCCTCGTGGCCGCGGGCGAGGCACCCGAGGACGCGCTGGAGCTGGCGGCCGGCCTGCTCGGTGGTACCGGGACGGACCCGGTCGGACCCGCACTGTGCTGTGTGCACGACCCGGTGACCGGCACCCTGTTCTGGGGCCGCACCGGCGGTCACCCCGCTCCGCTGCTCCGGCGCGACGGCGTCCCCCTCCCGCTGGACCTCGGCGGACCGGAGGAGCGTCTGCTCCCCGGCGACCTGCTCCTCCTGCACACCCTGAGCACCGCCGGCCCTGCTGCGCCGGACCCTGGCCGCACCACGTCCACCGGTGTCCTGCTGGCCCTCTCCCCTGCCCTCGGCCCGGACCTCGATGCCGGCGCCTGCGCGGATCGGGCGGCCGAGGCGCTCGCCGAGTCGGCCGAGGACGGGCAGCGCGGAGCGGCGCAGGTGGTCGCCCTCCGGGCGGGCACCGGTTCGGGTCCGGCCGGGCACGGCTGA